A genomic segment from Bradysia coprophila strain Holo2 unplaced genomic scaffold, BU_Bcop_v1 contig_648, whole genome shotgun sequence encodes:
- the LOC119083435 gene encoding putative pre-mRNA-splicing factor ATP-dependent RNA helicase PRP1 encodes MDGSMESFKDVGCIIVDEAHLRRRSHVTYCSARSGSPIPRWKDTLVIITSATIDLTLFAQFFYNAPTVQIEGRTFPVDIIYQPAADESNIQRAVSECALQIHLNCRSAPGDILCFLPGLEDITNAKAIFEKELKKVSARKSDRLDAVVFMLYGKQDPDKQAEVFEKLDVAKERKIIFATDIGRNVHHDRWRCINAISKSSAIQRSGRCGRTQRGVCYRLYSQDEFESMNINAAPEVLCRPISLAVLTLLELSLDPQKFDWISPPSTEAIVNAEKELIILGAVDLQRKPTELGKFDRKVPTGSENNENCVRWLREGTG; translated from the exons ATGGACGGCAGTATGGAGTCGTTTAAAGATGTCGGCTGCATAATTGTTGACGAGGCGCACCTGAGAAGGCGATCACATGTGACCTACTGCTCGGCTCGTTCAG GAAGCCCGATCCCGCGTTGGAAAGACACCCTTGTGATCATAACATCAGCTACCATTGACTTGACGCTGTTCGCGCAATTTTTCTACAACGCACCAACCGTTCAAATCGAGGGACGAACGTTTCCGGTTGACATTATCTATCAGCCAGCAGCCGACGAATCGAATATTCAAAGGGCCGTGTCCGAATGTGCACTTCAAATCCATTTGAATTGTAGATCAGCGCCCGGCGACATACTCTGTTTTCTGCCAGGCCTCGAAGACATAACGAATGCCAAGGCGATCTTCGAGAAGGAGTTGAAAAAAGTCTCCGCAAGGAAGTCGGATCGGCTGGATGCTGTAGTGTTCATGCTGTACGGAAAACAGGATCCCGACAAACAGGCCGAAGTGTTCGAGAAACTGGATGTGGCCAAGGAGCGGAAAATTATCTTTGCCACCGACATTGGCCGAAACGTCCATCACGATCGATGGCGTTGT ATAAATGCAATTTCGAAATCGTCGGCAATTCAACGATCTGGACGATGTGGTCGTACCCAACGCGGTGTGTGTTATAGGCTTTACAGTCAGGATGAATTCGAAAGTATGAACATCAATGCAGCACCGGAAGTGCTCTGTCGGCCGATATCATTGGCAGTGCTCACTCTACTGGAATTGTCGCTGGATCCGCAGAAGTTCGATTGGATCAGTCCGCCGTCAACGGAAGCAATTGTGAATGCCGAAAAAGAGCTGATCATTCTCGGAGCCGTCGACCTGCAACGTAAGCCGACGGAATTGGGGAAATTTGATCGCAAAGTGCCAACAGGAtccgaaaataatgaaaattgtgtacGATGGCTGCGTGAGGGGACTGGGTGA
- the LOC119083434 gene encoding uncharacterized protein LOC119083434: MLSWRSGIRSRTTVTSVKREFVIGEGYEVHEILFEKEFSTFYVKDVNAEQFDKATLKYFLTINGERLASLDYTDYGKTYTAVAKFKSKKDAQASYDRFCKAGEFSVSPSFGSTNGIRHGLNCRLKLTWPTARSKGVAHIFFNEADDANRFLDNVQHIYPNTVVHVAGETQRSKQRNSQLKSQGPRPPLTYVKRQGCAFRFDLAAIAGMPDRRKLNYKVTLVGLQLRVDKAELTSTLAAYDLKDVIVEYENFTAPDSGNGLTPDEKSIKLKHLNRFMDTATKTSDFFKRNTGVAGICVFFTSNSTAKQAYNYAKAKYDSMITDPSLGPHRLDIEYTHTMSIQIGLYTFLQPQIEALQKEARTKRFTCSTTPVQDNTKTVILKFNTSKHSLLGWIEAQFDELVRPTKFDCPHSDVLFTGTGRLEMMKFAKNTYVNVSDDTQIIWVYGDAEVKDKSCKEIERLANRLHALDVLDKEIWLKRTVRINGKEGRIITNKCREEKIDFHRFHGNRIYISGSQRSVDAMCTFFAQQKYSWDRTKANRFKLDKSRECGLCFEAPESAFIMLSVCSHIFCSDCIEPMVNMQPPPFPIKCPVCDQFVALHDIKKLAPTKSLEKVLELAVKSFQQSHSHDIRQCPQPGCHQLLNYESRTAGTHGGDFLFCDNCINTYCIACSEKMEKPVRSHDDDSCENIQNGVSNLVHKHVRAIQETVLNLSCPKCNTAFYEFDGCVAVTCSTCKAGFCGLCLANCGSDAHSHVRSCPKNPGTDYYVSQRDLQAVHLDMRNRKLRDYLSQHRLNSTVHRQIIEKIRPDLIDLKMTVPEATADAHDGPVAETSDAVMRHVRKIQEEILTLSCPHCKVAFFDFDGCAAVSCYSCRREFCGLCLEHTDGIISEHVVRCQRNPATGNYFLRSAELSRIHAAVRTDRIQSYFNDKLGDTATKEQVLALIRVDLVDLQVKLPEINVRQQRVRPAVPFHIQQLMEEIRLERLMQDEPVRRAVPLRQPVPPAQPNRRPAPQPPRRDCCIL; this comes from the exons ATGCTCTCATGGAGATCAGGAATCAGGTCACGGACGACAGTTACATCGGTGAAACGCGAGTTTGTGATTGGCGAGGGATACGAAGTGCACGAAATTCTATTCGAAAAGGAATTTTCCACTTTCTACGTCAAAGATGTGAACGCGGAGCAGTTCGACAAAGCGACACTGAAATACTTCCTTACCATCAACGGCGAACGGCTCGCCTCGCTGGATTACACCGATTATGGCAAAACGTACACCGCCGTTGCCAAATTCAAATCGAAGAAAGACGCCCAAGCGTCCTACGATCGCTTTTGTAAGGCTGGTGAATTTTCGGTGTCTCCCAGTTTCGGCAGCACTAATGGCATTCGGCATGGACTGAACTGTCGATTGAAATTGACTTGGCCAACTGCTCGCTCGAAGGGTGTCGCGCacattttcttcaatgaaGCAGACGACGCTAATCGATTCCTGGACAATGTCCAGCACATCTACCCGAACACTGTCGTTCACGTGGCCGGAGAAACGCAACGGAGCAAGCAACGAAATTCCCAATTGAAGTCACAGGGACCACGACCGCCACTGACCTACGTGAAGCGACAAGGATGTGCGTTCCGGTTTGATCTAGCTGCGATTGCTGGTATGCCGGACAGACGGAAGCTTAATTACAAAGTGACACTCGTCGGTTTACAGCTGCGCGTCGACAAAGCAGAACTAACCAGCACTTTGGCTGCATATGATCTGAAAGACGTCATTGTCGAGTACGAGAACTTCACTGCGCCAGATAGTGGAAACGGTTTAACACCCGACGAAAAGTCAATCAAACTGAAACACCTCAACCGTTTCATGGACACAGCCACCAAGACCAGTGACTTCTTTAAGCGAAATACTGGCGTTGCCGGAATTTGTGTGTTTTTCACTAGCAATTCCACTGCGAAACAGGCGTACAATTATGCAAAGGCTAAATACGACTCGATGATAACGGATCCATCGCTCGGGCCACATCGTTTGGACATCGAATATACTCACACGATGTCCATTCAGATCGGACTGTACACCTTTTTGCAACCCCAAATCGAAGCATTGCAGAAGGAAGCACGCACGAAACGCTTCACTTGCAGCACGACGCCCGTTCAGGACAATACCAAAACGGTCATCCTGAAATTCAACACCAGCAAGCACTCGTTGTTGGGCTGGATTGAAGCTCAATTCGACGAACTGGTACGACCGACGAAATTCGATTGCCCGCATTCGGATGTGCTGTTTACGGGGACGGGACGCTTGGAAATGATGAAATTTGCGAAGAATACTTATGTCAACGTCAGCGACGACACTCAAATCATATGGGTGTACGGCGATGCGGAGGTGAAAGATAAAAGTTGCAAGGAAATCGAGAGGTTGGCTAACCGTCTCCATGCGCTGGATGTGTTGGATAAGGAAATTTGGCTGAAACGAACGGTTCGGATAAACGGCAAAGAGGGCCGAATCATTACCAACAAATGCAGAGAGGAGAAGATTGACTTTCACCGCTTCCACGGCAATCGAATCTACATTTCCGGATCACAACGGTCCGTCGACGCAATGTGCACATTTTTCGCTCAGCAGAAATACAGTTGGGATCGCACGAAAGCGAACCGGTTTAAGTTGGACAAAAGCCGAGAGTGTGGTCTGTGCTTCGAAGCACCGGAAAGTGCGTTCATTATGCTGAGCGTTTGCAGCCACATATTCTGCAGCGATTGTATCGAACCAATGGTGAATATGCAACCGCCACCGTTCCCCATCAAGTGTCCGGTATGTGATCAGTTCGTTGCCCTGCATGATATCAAGAAATTGGCGCCGACAAAGTCATTGGAGAAAGTGTTGGAATTGGCCGTGAAGTCGTTTCAACAGAGTCACAGCCATGATATTCGCCAATGTCCGCAGCCGGGATGCCATCAACTTTTGAACTACGAATCGAGAACTGCGG GCACCCACGGTGgcgattttctattttgcgacaACTGCATAAACACCTACTGCATAGCCTGTTCGGAGAAGATGGAAAAACCGGTCCGAAGTCACGACGACGATTCATGCGAAAACATCCAGAACGGAGTGTCCAATTTGGTTCACAAGCATGTTCGCGCTATACAGGAAACTGTGCTCAATCTCAGCTGTCCGAAATGCAATACGGCGTTCTACGAGTTTGATGGATGTGTTGCAGTTACATGCAGCACTTGCAAGGCAGGATTTTGTGGCTTATGTTTGGCCAATTGTGGAAGCGACGCACACAGTCATGTTCGATCTTGCCCGAAAAATCCCGGCACAGATTATTACGTCTCGCAACGGGACCTCCAAgcagttcatttggatatgaGGAACCGAAAGCTGCGCGACTATTTGTCGCAACACCGACTCAACTCCACTGTTCACAGACAAATTATCGAAAAGATCCGACCAGATCTTATCGACCTGAAGATGACCGTGCCGGAGGCTACTGCCGATGCACACGATGGACCTGTCGCTGAAACATCGGATGCTGTCATGCGACATGTACGGAAAATCCAAGAAGAAATCTTGACGCTCAGTTGTCCCCATTGCAAGGTGGCATTTTTCGACTTCGACGGTTGTGCCGCTGTGTCGTGTTACTCGTGTCGACGGGAATTTTGCGGCCTATGTCTTGAACACACCGACGGCATAATCTCAGAGCATGTTGTGCGATGCCAACGGAATCCTGCGACAGGAAACTATTTTCTTCGTTCCGCAGAACTAAGTAGAATCCATGCGGCTGTCAGAACGGATAGAATTCAGTCGTACTTCAATGATAAACTGGGTGATACTGCGACCAAAGAACAAGTTCTGGCGCTCATTCGTGTCGACTTGGTGGATCTTCAAGTTAAATTACCCGAAATAAACGTTCGCCAGCAGCGAGTACGTCCTGCTGTACCATTCCACATTCAACAGCTAATGGAGGAGATACGATTAGAGCGCTTAATGCAAGATGAGCCCGTTAGACGGGCGGTACCATTAAGGCAACCAGTTCCGCCAGCTCAGCCCAACAGGAGACCAGCTCCTCAGCCACCGAGACGCGATTGTTGTATACTTTAA